From the genome of Candidatus Eisenbacteria bacterium:
CGGCGCGTTCCCGCGGGGGTCGTATTGCTGATCGTACGGCGGCGGACGCCACGCGCGGTGCGGTCGACCCGGCGACTGCGGCTCCGCCTGGCTGGCGCCCGAGTAGCGCCGCGCCCGATAGGCGGCCATGAGATCGATCATTCGCTGCGCGTCGTCGGTGTACGCGTACACGAGCTTGTCGACCGTGCGACCACTCGTGTCGACCACGAAGACCGCGTTGTTGGTGTAGAGCCGCAGCTCGCGGATGTTCGCGAAGTAGACGACGCGGCGGCGGCCTCCGTAGTACCCGGTGGGAATGCCGAACCCGTCGCGTATCGTCACGGCGGCGTCGTACCCGTACGAGGCATCGTCGATCCACGCCTGGACGATGCGCGGCTTGAGGGCGCGGCTCAGCGTCTCGACGAAGGCCTGCTCCCGCTGCGCGCGCGTCATACCCTCCAGCACGGCGTCGTTCGGCTGGTAGGGGACCTGCCTGGCGCATCCCGACAGCACGCCGACGAGCACGACGACCGAAAGCGGACGAAGCGAGGGGAAGGCCATGGCCCGGTCTCCCGCCTAGCCGACACCGCCGCGGTTGTCGATGCGGCTCTCTGTGCACGTCGCTCAGCGATCCGGGGTGTCGATCCCGAGCTTGTCCATCCGGTACTTGAGAATCCGCCGCGTCGTGCCGAGCATCTCCGCCGCGCGCGTCTGGTTGAACTCCATCTGCTGGAGGGCCTCGGCGATGATCTCGCGCTCGAACTCGTCGACCGCGGTGCCGAGCGACTTCCGGCCCGCGAGCACCTGATCCTTCAGGTCGCCGGGCGACGCGTCGGTGCGGCGCACCTGCTCGGGCAGGTCCTCGAGGCTGATGGTCGGGCCCTCGGACAGCACGAGCACGCGCTCGATCAGGTTCTCGAGCTCGCGGACGTTGCCCGGCCATGGATAGCGGAGCAGGGCGTCCGCGGCCTCCGGCTTCACCTGCTTCTCCGGGAGGCTCATCTCGCGACACTTGTTGGCGACGAAGTGGCGGATGAGGAGGATCAGGTCGTCGCGGCGCTCGCGCAACGGCGGCAGGTGCACGGAGACGACGTTCAGGCGGTAGTAGAGGTCCGGGCGGAACGTACCGTCCTTGATGGCGCTCGTGAGGTCGCGGTTGGTGGCGGCGATGATGCGGACGTCGACCGTCACGGGCTTCTGTCCGCCGACGCGCAGGAACTCGCCGTGCTCGAGCACGCGCAGGAGCTTCGCCTGCGTCGACGGTCCCATCTCGCCGATCTCGTCCAGGAAGAGGCTACCGCCGTGCGCCAGCTCGAACTGCCCGAGCTTCTTCTGGTGGGCGTCGGTGAACGAGCCCTTCTCGTGACCGAAGAGCTCGCTTTCGAGTAGCGTCTCGGGGATCGCGGCGCAGTTGAGCGTGACGAGCGGCCGGCGGGCGCGCGGGCTCCCGTAGTGGATCGCCTTCGCGATGAGCTCCTTGCCCGTGCCGCTCTCGCCGGTGATGAGGACCGTCGTCTTGAGCGGTGCGACGGTGAGGACGGTCTTGAAGACCTCCTGCATGCGGGCCGAGCGGCCGATGATGTTCTCGACCTGGTAGCGCCGGCCGACCTCGTGGCGCAGCTCCTCGACCTCGCGCTGCAGGGCCGCGTTCTCCGTCGCCTTGTCGAGGATCACGCGCAGCTCGTCGACGTCGAAGGGCTTGGTCACGTAGTCGAACGCGCCGAGCTTCATGGCGCCGACGGCGGTCTTCACGGTCTTGGTCGCGGTCAGCATGATGACGGGCAGGCGCGGATAACGGCTCCGCACCTCCTCCAGGAGCTGGAGCCCGTCCATGCCCGGCATGACGATGTCGAGCAGCAGCACGTCGACGCCGCCGGCGACGAGGGCATCGAGGGCATCGCCGCCGCTGCCCACGGCGACCGCCTCGTACGTGTCCTTCAGCACCATGCGGAGCGACTCGCGGACACCCGCTTCGTCGTCGACGATCAGGACCCGACGCTTGATCTTCTCGACCTCCATCGCTGCCTCCTCACCTCATCCCCACAGCCGTAGGGAGCCGGACGACGAGCGTCGTCGGCCCCTGCGGGTCTTCCCGAACGTCGAGCGATCCGCCGTTGCGCTCGAGCACCGTGCGCGCGAGCGTGAACGCCAGCGGCAACATGGTCGGATCCCCGAGATCGCCCGCGCCCTCGGGCGCCACCAGGCGCCGCAGCCGCGCGGCGGTGGCGTCGCCGGCGGCGAATCGCACGTTGACGACCCCGTTCTGCGCCGTGTCGACGACCAGCTCGTCGCGCGCCGGGACCTCGCGCACGACGCCCGCGAGCAGGTTGCGGAGCGCGTACTCGAGCTGCGCCGGGTCGCCCTCGCAGGCGATGCTGGGGCCGCCGTTCCGCCGTACGCGGACGGCGCGCGCGGCGAGCTCGGGCGCAACCTCGTTCAGCAACCGGTCGAGCACCGGACCCACTTCGACGGCTTCGTGTCGGGGCGCGCCCAGGCGCGCGAACTCGACGACGTTGTCGAGCAGCTGCTGCATCCGTGCGATCGCGTCGTCGGCGCGCTCGGCGAACTGGGCGCGCAGCTCGTCGTCGCCGAGAAGCTGGGGCAGGTGGCCGGCGAACGTCTTCACGGTGACGAGCGGGTTCAGCAGCTCGTGCGACAGCTCGGCCAGGAGCAGCTCGAGCCGCTGATCCGCCGCGGCGGCCGCCTCGTCGCGCGGCTCCGTGGGGGCCTCGATCGGTACGGGCTCCGGCTCGAAGCCGAGATGCGGCACGTCGATCGTGTCGCCGTCGGTCGTGGCGAGGGCGTGCGCCAGCACCTGCTCCAGCTCCAGGAGATCGCCCGCCCACGGGTGCGTCGTGACGCGGGTGCGCGCCGCGGGCGAGAGCGCGGGCGTCGGACGGCCGGCGCGCTGCGCGATCGTCTGCAGGATGGCCGACGAGAGCGCCGGCAGCTCGAGCGTCCGGCGCGTGAGCGGCGGCACGTCGACGACGATCGACGCGAGCCGCTGCGCGAGGCCCTCGTCGAGCACGACGTCGGGCGTGACGACCGCGATCACCCACACCTCGCCGTCGTCGAGCAGCGCTTCCAGGTGCAGGCGCGCGACGTCGTCCAGGCGCGCCGGCTCGACGACGAGCGTCGATCCGGCCGGCAGGGCGCGCAGCTCGGGGGCGTCGCCGAGCGCGATCGCGAGATCGCCCGTGGGCCCCGACGTCGCGTGGAGCGCGCGTGCCAGGCGCACACCGAGGGCCGGCGTCGGCACGAGGAGCTGCACCGGCACGGCGAGCGGTCGTGCGCGATAGGCGCGGGCGATCGACGGGGCGGTGACGGTCGGGAGCCAGGGAGGCGCGAGCAGGCGGCGCGCCTGCTCGGCGCGCATGGGCGGGAGCGGAGCCGGTGCCGTACGCTCAGGCTGGCGACCCATGACGCTCCTGCGGGTCGGTCGGAAACGTGATCGTGAAGATCGTGCCGCCGCCCTCGCGCGGCCGCGCCTCGATGCGACCGCCGTGGTCGGACACGATGCGGTTGGCGATGTAGAGCCCGAGCCCACTGCCGTTGTCCTTGGTCGTGAAGAACGGATCGAACATGTGCTCGCGTTGCTCCGGCGTCATGCCGACGCCCGTGTCCGCGACCTCGATGACGCAGCCGGCGGCGTCGACCTGCGTCGTGACGGTGACGCTGCCGTGACCCGCACAGGCCTGGATGGCGTTCAGCACGACGTTCATCAGGACCTGCTTCACCTGCGAC
Proteins encoded in this window:
- a CDS encoding sigma-54 dependent transcriptional regulator → MEVEKIKRRVLIVDDEAGVRESLRMVLKDTYEAVAVGSGGDALDALVAGGVDVLLLDIVMPGMDGLQLLEEVRSRYPRLPVIMLTATKTVKTAVGAMKLGAFDYVTKPFDVDELRVILDKATENAALQREVEELRHEVGRRYQVENIIGRSARMQEVFKTVLTVAPLKTTVLITGESGTGKELIAKAIHYGSPRARRPLVTLNCAAIPETLLESELFGHEKGSFTDAHQKKLGQFELAHGGSLFLDEIGEMGPSTQAKLLRVLEHGEFLRVGGQKPVTVDVRIIAATNRDLTSAIKDGTFRPDLYYRLNVVSVHLPPLRERRDDLILLIRHFVANKCREMSLPEKQVKPEAADALLRYPWPGNVRELENLIERVLVLSEGPTISLEDLPEQVRRTDASPGDLKDQVLAGRKSLGTAVDEFEREIIAEALQQMEFNQTRAAEMLGTTRRILKYRMDKLGIDTPDR
- a CDS encoding histidine kinase dimerization/phospho-acceptor domain-containing protein, which produces MRAEQARRLLAPPWLPTVTAPSIARAYRARPLAVPVQLLVPTPALGVRLARALHATSGPTGDLAIALGDAPELRALPAGSTLVVEPARLDDVARLHLEALLDDGEVWVIAVVTPDVVLDEGLAQRLASIVVDVPPLTRRTLELPALSSAILQTIAQRAGRPTPALSPAARTRVTTHPWAGDLLELEQVLAHALATTDGDTIDVPHLGFEPEPVPIEAPTEPRDEAAAAADQRLELLLAELSHELLNPLVTVKTFAGHLPQLLGDDELRAQFAERADDAIARMQQLLDNVVEFARLGAPRHEAVEVGPVLDRLLNEVAPELAARAVRVRRNGGPSIACEGDPAQLEYALRNLLAGVVREVPARDELVVDTAQNGVVNVRFAAGDATAARLRRLVAPEGAGDLGDPTMLPLAFTLARTVLERNGGSLDVREDPQGPTTLVVRLPTAVGMR